Proteins encoded by one window of Cucurbita pepo subsp. pepo cultivar mu-cu-16 chromosome LG14, ASM280686v2, whole genome shotgun sequence:
- the LOC111809793 gene encoding probable trehalose-phosphate phosphatase J: MTNQNVVISNSESGINMSITVAVSNSSIFATTAQKPPPAPGGCGGGGGYISISRTKILKDLDVNGGWIESMRASSPTHVKSLSSLSAAGDHHHNSWTLHHPSALDMFDQIIEASKGKQIVMFLDYDGTLSPIVEDPDKAFMSEAMRKTVKKLASCFPTAIVSGRCRDKVYGFIQLSELYYAGSHGMDIKGPTKSSKSEVVLFQDNKSLLFQPXFFFFFFFFFFFFFFLVKKKLNYLFIYLFLQVYQKLVEKIKSTPGAKVENNKFCISVHFRCVDEKQWNNLAQEVKSVVKDYPKLRLTQGRKVLEIRPTIKWDKGKALEFLLEALGYANCSDVFPIYIGDDRTDEDAFKVLRERDQGFGILVSKVPKDTHASYSLREPSEVMQFLQRLVQWKRPPLLRRHCRV, encoded by the exons ATGACGAACCAGAATGTGGTAATTTCCAACTCGGAATCCGGCATCAACATGTCCATCACCGTCGCTGTCTCTAACTCCTCCATTTTCGCCACCACTGCCCAAAAACCCCCACCGGCTCCTGGCGGTTGTGGGGGTGGCGGTGGCTACATCTCCATTTCCCGTACAAAGATTCTCAAAGACCTCGATGTTAATGGCGGATGGATTGAATCAATGAGAGCCTCCTCTCCCACCCATGTTAAATCTCTCTCGTCCCTCTCCGCCGCCGGCGACCACCACCATAACTCTTGGACT CTTCATCATCCTTCCGCACTGGACATGTTCGATCAGATAATTGAGGCTTCCAAAGGGAAACAAATCGTGATGTTCTTGGATTACGATGGAACTCTTTCTCCAATTGTTGAGGATCCCGACAAAGCCTTCATGTCGGAAGCC ATGAGAAAGACGGTGAAAAAGCTCGCCAGCTGCTTTCCAACCGCCATCGTGAGTGGCAGATGCAGAGACAAG GTGTACGGATTCATACAACTGTCGGAGCTTTACTACGCCGGCAGCCATGGCATGGACATTAAAGGCCCAACAAAAAGCTCCAAAT CCGAGGTTGTTCTTTTTCAGGATAATAAATCTCTGCTCTTCCAACCAGNtttttttttttttttttttttttttttttttttttttttttttttagttaaaaaaaaattaaattatttatttatttatttatttttacaggTTTATCAAAAATTggtagagaaaataaaatcaactCCAGGGGCTAAAGTAGAGAACAATAAATTCTGTATCTCAGTGCATTTTCGCTGTGTTGATGAAaag CAATGGAATAATTTAGCACAAGAAGTTAAATCAGTGGTTAAAGATTACCCAAAGCTGCGACTAACTCAAGGAAGAAAG GTACTAGAAATCCGTCCGACCATCAAGTGGGACAAAGGCAAAGCGCTCGAGTTTTTGTTAGAAGCGCTAG GGTATGCAAATTGTTCTGACGTGTTTCCTATTTACATTGGAGATGATCGGACGGACGAGGATGCGTTTAAG GTTTTAAGGGAAAGAGATCAAGGGTTTGGGATTTTAGTGTCTAAAGTTCCTAAAGACACTCATGCTTCGTATTCTTTACGAGAACCTTCCGAG GTTATGCAATTTTTACAACGTTTGGTGCAATGGAAGCGACCGCCTTTGCTAAGGAGACATTGTAGGGTTTGA
- the LOC111809947 gene encoding acyl-coenzyme A oxidase, peroxisomal — MASPGEPNRTAEDESQAAARRIERLSLHLTPIPLDDSQGVEMETCGAGKAKAKIEVDMGSLSLYMRRKHWEIQERVFEYFNSRPELQTPVGISMADHRELCMKQLVGLVREAGIRPFRFVNEDPAKYFAIMEAVGSVDVSLAIKMGVQFSLWGGSVINLGTKKHRDRFFDGIDNVDYPGCFAMTELHHGSNVQGLQTTATFDPITDEFIINTPNDGAIKWWIGNAAVHGKFATVFAKLVLPTHDSRKTADMGVHAFIVPIRDLKSHKTLPGIEIHDCGHKVGLNGVDNGALRFRSVRIPRDNLLDRFGEVSRDGKYKSSLPSINKRFAATLGELVGGRVGLAYSSASVLKIASTIAIRYSLLRQQFGPPKQPEVSILDYQSQQHKLMPMLASTYAFHFSTMQLVEKYAQMKKTHNDEELVGDVHALSAGLKAYITSYTAKSLSTCREACGGHGYAVVNRFGTLRNDHDIFQTFEGDNTVLLQQVAAYLLKQYQEKFQGGTLTVTWNYLRESMNTYLSQPNPVTARWESADHLRDPKFQLDAFQYRTSRLLQSVAVRLRKHTKNLGSFGAWNRCLNHLLTLAESHIESVILAQFIEAVQRCPNANTQATLKLVCDLYALDRIWNDIGTYRNVDYVAPNKAKAIHKLTEYLCFQVRNIAQELVDAFDLPDHVTRAPIAMKSNAYSQYTQYIGF, encoded by the exons ATGGCATCACCGGGAGAACCAAATCGGACGGCGGAGGATGAATCTCAAGCAGCCGCCCGGCGAATCGAACGGCTGTCTTTACACCTGACTCCGATTCCCCTTGATGATTCGCAGGGGGTGGAGATGGAAACGTGCGGGGCGGGGAAAGCGAAGGCGAAAATCGAAGTGGATATGGGGAGTTTGTCACTGTATATGAGGCGGAAACATTGGGAGATTCAAGAGCGAGTGTTTGAGTACTTCAATTCGAGGCCTGAATTGCAGACGCCGGTGGGGATCTCCATGGCCGATCATCGGGAGCTCTGTATGAAGCAATTGGTAGGTCTGGTCAGGGAAGCCGGAATTCGGCCGTTTAGGTTTGTTAATGAAGATCCTGCTAAGTATTTCGCTATTATGGAGGCTGTTGGAAGTGTGGATGTCTCTCTCGCCATTAAAATGGGCGTCCAGTTCAG TCTATGGGGTGGCTCTGTCATCAATTTAGGAACCAAAAAGCACAGAGACAGATTCTTTGATGGTATTGACAATGTGGATTATCCTGGCTGCTTTGCTATGACTGAACTTCATCATG GCTCAAACGTTCAGGGTCTCCAAACAACAGCTACATTCGATCCGATCACGGACGAATTCATTATCAATACACCAAATGACGGAGCCATCAAATGGTGGATTGGCAATGCTGCAGTTCACGGCAAGTTCGCCACAGTCTTCGCTAAGCTCGTGTTGCCAACTCATGATTCTAGAAAGACAGCTGATATGGGCGTCCATGCTTTCATCGTTCCGATAAGAGATCTCAAGTCTCATAAAACACTTCCAGGAATCGAAATCCATGATTGTGGCCACAAGGTAGGGCTCAATGGTGTTGATAATGGAGCGTTGAGATTCCGTTCAGTGAGAATTCCACGAGATAATCTCCTCGATCGATTCGGAGAGGTATCCCGGGACGGGAAGTATAAGAGTAGTCTACCATCTATCAATAAAAGATTTGCAGCAACATTAGGAGAACTTGTAGGTGGAAGAGTTGGGCTTGCATATTCTTCAGCTAGTGTTCTTAAGATTGCTTCCACAATTGCTATTCGTTATTCGCTGTTGCGCCAGCAGTTTGGCCCTCCAAAGCAGCCTGAAGTCAGTATTTTGGATTACCAGTCTCAGCAGCACAAGCTTATGCCAATGCTGGCTTCAACTTACGCCTTCCATTTCTCTACTATGCAACTTGTGGAAAAGTATGCACAGATGAAGAAGACTCATAATGATGAAGAACTAGTTGGAGATGTGCACGCGTTATCGGCAGGCCTCAAAGCTTACATTACTTCTTACACGGCGAAATCCTTGAGTACCTGCAGGGAAGCCTGCGGCGGCCATGGATATGCTGTCGTCAATCGCTTCGGTACTCTTAGGAACGATCACGACATTTTCCAGACTTTTGAAGGGGACAATACTGTTCTTCTACAACAG GTTGCAGCCTACCTCTTGAAGCAATACCAGGAGAAATTTCAAGGTGGGACACTTACAGTTACATGGAACTACCTGCGAGAGTCGATGAATACGTATCTGTCTCAGCCAAACCCTGTCACGGCACGGTGGGAAAGTGCAGACCATCTTCGAGATCCTAAGTTTCAGCTAGATGCCTTCCAA TATCGAACGTCTCGATTACTTCAAAGTGTAGCTGTTCGTCTTCGGAAACATACTAAAAACCTTGGAAGCTTTGGTGCATGGAATAGATGCCTGAATCACCTCTTGACTCTTGCAGAATCCCACATTGAATCTGTAATCCTCGCTCAGTTTATCGAAGCTGTACAAAG ATGTCCCAATGCCAATACACAGGCTACTCTGAAACTCGTATGCGACCTTTACGCCTTGGATCGAATCTGGAACGACATCGGAACATACAGAAATGTCGACTACGTAGCTCCCAACAAAGCAAAG GCTATTCATAAGCTCACTGAGTATCTATGTTTTCAAGTGAGAAACATCGCACAAGAACTGGTCGATGCATTCGATCTTCCAGATCATGTAACTCGGGCACCCATCGCAATGAAGTCAAATGCTTACTCCCAGTACACGCAGTACATCGGATTCTAA
- the LOC111809946 gene encoding nitrate regulatory gene2 protein-like produces MGGSNSKIENDEALRLCKERKRFIKQAIDSRYALAAAHVCYVQALKNVGVSLRRYAEAEVLIESSLSTSATELDKTPSHFSYPSPCPSQTADASESPLRESPVTPPIPTISYMVAGGSTPLTVKVQPSSHSYVYEESVASPLPPPPPPPPHDLGSSWDYFGTNDEIDSFSFLATGGMDVNIENERMWKQFKGAMTDANDESQEGISKPETGQKACENGDHLSSSEPVEERTSEMARRDDKELNSTSLSCEVLLEQSGSRGMVKLEKSLCTEQEDPSEFITHRAKDFLSSIKEIDNRFQRASDSGREVSRMLEVNKIRVRYLEENGSVSGFAFFDPLRRLRLVCCPAKPALLSHEPHKKKVITWKRSTWSRSSSSRSPLAAKDDVDDSGSEFVEEFCMISGSHSSTLDRLYAWERKLYDEVKASESIRKEYDRKCDQLRYLFAKDYSTQVIDKTRAVVKDLHSRIRVAIYSVDSISKRVEKMRDEEMQPQLIELVQGLIRMWKSMLECHHAQYITISLAYHSKSAAMGTPRADAQRQILVQLQQEIECFGLSFANWINSLASYVGALNGWLQHCIQQPQERSKSRRPFSPRRVVAPPIFVLCRDWLTGINNLPSNELSNAIRVFLEELNCSISEQAELQRKQKLVKPNTGKVPEGNDNNDNNSTSSSNLSCIHSSLTKILDWLTKFSEASLKMYEDVRQKSEAAGTTYLNYKPVRY; encoded by the exons ATGGGTGGTTCGAACTCCAAAATCGAGAATGACGAAGCCCTACGCCTTTGTAAGGAACGAAAGCGATTCATCAAACAGGCTATCGATTCGAGGTACGCTCTAGCCGCCGCCCATGTCTGTTACGTTCAGGCCCTAAAAAACGTCGGCGTTTCTCTCCGGCGATACGCCGAGGCTGAGGTGTTGATTGAGTCGTCTCTGTCTACGTCGGCCACCGAGCTCGACAAAACGCCGTCGCATTTCTCTTATCCATCGCCGTGCCCATCGCAGACCGCCGATGCTTCCGAGTCTCCATTGCGAGAAAGCCCCGTTACGCCGCCAATACCCACCATTAGTTACATGGTCGCCGGAGGTAGTACCCCTCTTACTGTCAAAGTCCAGCCGAGTAGCCATAGTTATGTCTATGAAGAATCTGTTGCTTCGCCGTtgcctccgccgccgccaccaccgCCTCATGATTTGGGATCTTCTTGGGATTACTTTGGCACCAATGATGAAATTGATAGCTTCAGTTTCTTGGCGACTGGTGGGATGGATGTGAACATTGAGAATGAGAGAATGTGGAAGCAATTCAAGGGAGCAATGACAGATGCCAATGATGAATCTCAGGAAGGGATTTCAAAGCCAGAAACAGGGCAAAAAGCTTGTGAAAATGGTGACCATTTGAGTTCATCTGAACCTGTTGAAGAACGAACTTCGGAGATGGCGAGACGGGACGATAAAGAGCTTAATTCGACGAGTTTGTCGTGCGAAGTTCTGCTCGAACAATCTGGTTCAAGAGGGATGGTTAAGTTGGAGAAGAGTTTGTGCACTGAACAAGAAGATCCCTCAGAGTTTATTACTCATAGAGCTAAAGATTTTCTTTCCAGCATTAAGGAAATCGATAATCGGTTTCAGAGAGCTTCAGATTCCGGGAGGGAGGTATCGAGAATGCTCGAGGTCAATAAAATCAGAGTTCGATACCTCGAAGAAAATG GAAGTGTATCTGGTTTTGCCTTTTTCGACCCGTTGCGTCGATTACGACTCGTTTGCTGTCCTGCAAAGCCTGCCCTTTTATCTCATG AGCCACATAAGAAAAAAGTGATTACGTGGAAACGATCGACATGGTCTCGGTCATCTTCGTCACGGAGTCCTCTTGCTGCAAAAGATGATGTTGATGACAGTGGAAGCGAATTTGTAGAGGAGTTCTGTATGATCTCTGGAAGCCATTCGTCTACCTTGGACCGACTTTACGCGTGGGAGAGAAAGCTCTATGATGAAGTCAAG GCTAGCGAATCCATTCGGAAGGAGTACGATCGTAAGTGTGATCAACTTAGATATCTATTTGCGAAGGATTACAGTACACAAGTCATCGACAAGACGAGGGCAGTTGTCAAGGATCTACACTCCCGAATACGGGTTGCAATCTATTCTGTTGATTCGATATCGAAACGTGTCGAGAAAATGAGAGATGAAGAGATGCAACCACAACTCATTGAACTTGTTCAGGG GTTGATCAGGATGTGGAAGTCGATGCTTGAATGCCATCACGCACAGTACATAACGATATCGTTGGCATATCACTCGAAGAGTGCAGCCATGGGTACACCTCGAGCAGACGCGCAGAGGCAGATATTAGTCCAACTCCAACAAGAGATCGAATGTTTTGGCCTAAGCTTTGCAAACTGGATCAACAGCCTTGCATCATATGTTGGAGCTTTGAATGGCTGGCTACAACATTGCATTCAACAACCACAGGAACGCTCGAAGAGCAGAAGGCCATTCTCTCCTCGCCGTGTCGTTGCCCCACCTATTTTCGTCCTATGTCGAGATTGGTTAACAGGAATCAACAACCTTCCATCTAATGAACTTAGCAACGCCATCAGAGTCTTCTTGGAAGAACTCAACTGTTCGATATCCGAACAAGCCGAACTACAGAGGAAACAGAAGCTTGTTAAACCAAACACTGGGAAAGTACCAGAAGGGAACGACAACAACGATAACAACAGTACTTCCTCTTCAAACTTAAGTTGCATACATTCAAGTTTAACGAAAATTCTGGATTGGCTAACGAAATTTTCCGAAGCTTCGCTCAAAATGTATGAAGATGTTAGACAGAAAAGCGAGGCTGCAGGTACAACATATTTGAATTACAAGCCTGTTAGATATTAA